In one Chryseobacterium camelliae genomic region, the following are encoded:
- a CDS encoding phosphatase PAP2 family protein, whose amino-acid sequence MEEIIQEDKNVFLYLNNLGNSSFDQFWMLISSTWIWVPLYIIFCYLLFKNYKLRSLIFILIFIAIGVTISDQLAGVFKYGVARLRPCHDPTLQDHMRIVKCGGQFGFYSAHASNTFFLATYLSFLLKNKLNWLPYFIFVWAAVVAYSRIYLGVHFPIDILVGAFVGSLLGGLFAMLAKKVINKQTKTI is encoded by the coding sequence ATGGAAGAAATCATTCAGGAAGATAAAAATGTATTTTTATATCTGAACAATTTAGGAAACTCATCTTTCGATCAGTTTTGGATGCTGATTTCAAGCACCTGGATATGGGTTCCGCTTTATATTATTTTCTGTTATCTGCTTTTCAAAAACTATAAGCTAAGATCTTTAATTTTTATACTAATATTTATCGCGATCGGAGTTACTATTTCCGATCAGCTTGCAGGCGTTTTTAAATACGGAGTTGCGAGATTAAGGCCATGCCATGACCCGACATTACAAGATCATATGAGGATTGTAAAATGTGGCGGTCAGTTTGGTTTTTATTCGGCGCATGCTTCCAATACTTTCTTTTTAGCAACTTATTTAAGTTTTTTATTAAAAAATAAGCTAAATTGGTTACCTTATTTTATATTTGTCTGGGCTGCGGTGGTGGCCTACAGCAGAATTTATTTAGGCGTGCATTTCCCGATAGATATTTTGGTGGGGGCGTTTGTTGGATCTTTATTGGGAGGGCTTTTTGCTATGCTCGCAAAAAAAGTGATCAACAAACAAACTAAAACTATATGA
- a CDS encoding tetratricopeptide repeat protein, protein MKKHLLLFTFVTFSTVQSFHSQDKKIAEECFSKANYKCAEEQYLKLAEKEQIQKFQSEYYDKLGTSQRRLGKTPQAFKSYESALKSNPRSVSVYENLASLHNQKGSKTKALEYVNTGISLEETDNANLYLLRSKIYENLGKKDLAQQDLNHVLTFAPDNIFARTGLANLKKRNGDLEGALKDYNQLISEKPESLLYSGRGDIYLKLKKTKEALADVNKSISIDPKFAQAYVTKALILFDTTKPKEACTNLDKAVSLGYEKALLTEYYTKCAIPTK, encoded by the coding sequence ATGAAAAAACATCTATTACTATTTACATTTGTTACCTTCTCAACCGTTCAGTCATTCCATAGTCAGGATAAAAAAATAGCAGAAGAATGCTTCAGCAAAGCAAATTATAAATGCGCAGAAGAACAATATCTCAAACTTGCCGAAAAAGAGCAAATTCAAAAATTTCAATCAGAATATTACGATAAACTGGGAACTTCCCAAAGAAGACTCGGGAAAACACCTCAAGCATTCAAATCGTATGAATCTGCTTTGAAATCGAATCCAAGATCCGTTTCGGTGTACGAAAATCTGGCTTCTTTACATAATCAGAAAGGAAGTAAAACAAAAGCTTTAGAATATGTGAATACAGGGATTAGTCTGGAAGAAACGGACAATGCAAACCTTTATTTGCTACGTTCAAAGATATATGAAAATCTGGGCAAAAAAGATTTGGCACAGCAGGATCTGAACCATGTTTTAACTTTTGCTCCGGATAATATTTTTGCGAGAACAGGATTGGCGAATCTTAAAAAAAGAAACGGTGACCTGGAGGGCGCTTTAAAAGATTATAATCAGTTAATCTCAGAAAAACCGGAATCTTTATTATACAGCGGAAGAGGAGATATTTATCTTAAATTGAAAAAAACAAAAGAAGCACTTGCCGATGTGAATAAATCGATTTCCATTGATCCGAAATTTGCTCAGGCTTACGTTACAAAAGCTTTGATTTTATTCGATACCACAAAACCTAAGGAAGCCTGTACAAACTTAGATAAAGCAGTAAGTCTTGGGTATGAAAAAGCTCTTTTGACAGAATATTATACAAAATGTGCAATACCCACAAAATAA
- a CDS encoding tRNA (cytidine(34)-2'-O)-methyltransferase, whose product MLNIVLVEPEIPNNTGNIGRLCVGTESRLHLIHPFGFVINDKNLKRSGLDYWVHLDVTEYANVDEWIQRIPDLSRVFLMSSHAEKSYLETDFQDGDWLVFGKESVGLSKEVLARFENHLTIPMSTLIRSFNIANSVAFVVGEAKRQIGLKI is encoded by the coding sequence ATGCTAAACATTGTTCTTGTAGAACCTGAAATACCGAATAATACAGGAAATATCGGAAGATTATGTGTAGGAACCGAAAGCCGGCTGCATCTTATTCATCCTTTTGGATTTGTAATTAATGATAAGAATCTGAAACGTTCAGGACTGGATTATTGGGTTCATCTGGATGTAACCGAATATGCCAATGTAGATGAATGGATACAAAGGATTCCTGATCTTTCCCGTGTTTTCCTGATGAGCTCTCATGCCGAAAAATCCTATCTGGAAACTGATTTTCAGGATGGCGACTGGCTTGTTTTCGGGAAAGAAAGTGTAGGTTTAAGCAAAGAAGTGTTGGCTCGCTTTGAAAATCATCTGACGATTCCGATGTCTACATTAATCAGAAGTTTTAATATTGCTAATTCTGTTGCTTTTGTGGTAGGTGAGGCTAAAAGACAGATTGGTCTAAAAATTTAG
- a CDS encoding 23S rRNA (pseudouridine(1915)-N(3))-methyltransferase RlmH, whose translation MQINLLCIGKTDDKEITSLISYYLKRLPKHWNFEIIEIPDVKNAKNLTPELLKKEEAKLFLHHIDKNDLVIILDEKGKQFTSREFAQKIDTWMNSSVKKIHLLIGGAYGFSDEIYTRTNEKMSLSKMTFTHQMIRLFIVEQLYRADQILQGKPYHND comes from the coding sequence ATGCAGATTAATTTACTTTGTATTGGTAAAACGGACGATAAAGAAATCACTTCATTAATCAGCTACTATCTGAAACGCCTTCCCAAACACTGGAATTTTGAAATTATTGAGATCCCGGATGTGAAAAATGCCAAAAACCTCACTCCGGAGCTTCTGAAAAAAGAGGAAGCCAAATTATTCCTGCATCATATTGATAAAAACGATTTGGTAATCATTCTGGATGAAAAAGGGAAACAGTTTACCAGCCGGGAATTTGCACAAAAAATAGATACTTGGATGAATTCATCGGTAAAGAAAATCCATCTTTTAATAGGCGGTGCCTATGGTTTTTCTGATGAGATCTATACCAGAACCAACGAAAAAATGTCATTATCTAAAATGACATTTACGCACCAAATGATTCGGTTATTTATCGTTGAACAATTGTATCGTGCCGATCAGATTTTACAAGGAAAACCTTATCATAATGATTAA
- a CDS encoding DUF4421 family protein yields the protein MKAKILSCPLFCLFLISYAQEIQDAEDKNYTEKDRNKIAVVAGLSYLHNTFGLLYQDKVFRLRPNDAFYTEFFLRYRWLDVSFSLAPKLTRINNDDPEKGKTKYFNIGFTFFMSPKLRQYVYFSTMKGLYFQDTKEFMRLMYGEDYNEKGYLQFPDAKYRSFKGETSYLWLGNKTDYRSFNNMTYQPLKDVFIVSTGLFYQYNILSDLNKTVYQGEIFNENVNDSPSKDFRIALRSGGGVQKKINGNWYTIVEAYPEFYYSKLIGEDFHEFNIGLYSNARMGYDNEKWFFGGGFQFNWINSSNENFYSTTQWLFRLGVGFRFNSPTFVNRNFDKIDHILK from the coding sequence ATGAAAGCCAAAATCCTTTCTTGTCCGCTTTTTTGTTTATTCTTGATTTCCTATGCCCAGGAAATTCAGGATGCAGAAGACAAGAATTATACGGAAAAAGATAGAAATAAAATTGCGGTGGTTGCAGGGCTAAGCTATCTTCATAATACTTTTGGTTTATTATATCAGGACAAAGTTTTTCGTTTAAGACCCAATGATGCTTTCTACACAGAGTTTTTCTTACGCTATCGATGGCTGGATGTCAGCTTTTCTTTGGCTCCTAAACTAACGCGAATCAACAATGATGATCCCGAAAAAGGAAAGACCAAGTATTTCAATATAGGATTTACCTTTTTTATGAGCCCGAAACTCAGGCAATATGTTTACTTTAGTACAATGAAAGGTTTGTATTTTCAGGATACAAAAGAATTTATGCGCCTGATGTATGGTGAAGATTATAATGAAAAAGGATATTTGCAGTTTCCTGATGCCAAATACAGATCTTTTAAAGGTGAAACAAGCTATCTGTGGCTGGGAAATAAGACCGATTACAGAAGTTTCAATAATATGACGTATCAGCCATTGAAAGATGTTTTTATTGTAAGCACCGGTTTGTTTTATCAATATAATATTCTCAGTGACCTTAATAAAACGGTTTATCAGGGTGAGATTTTTAATGAAAATGTGAATGATTCTCCTTCGAAGGACTTCAGAATTGCTCTGAGATCGGGTGGAGGTGTGCAGAAAAAGATTAATGGCAATTGGTACACAATAGTGGAAGCTTACCCGGAGTTTTATTATTCAAAATTAATAGGTGAAGACTTTCATGAGTTTAATATAGGGCTGTATTCCAATGCAAGAATGGGCTATGATAATGAGAAATGGTTTTTCGGGGGAGGATTTCAGTTTAATTGGATTAACAGTTCCAATGAGAATTTTTATTCAACAACACAATGGTTGTTTCGGTTGGGAGTTGGTTTCCGGTTTAATTCTCCTACATTTGTAAACAGAAACTTTGATAAAATAGATCATATTTTAAAGTAA
- a CDS encoding YihY/virulence factor BrkB family protein, with amino-acid sequence MGMKLPRFILKIQEFFDGIHIPVLGISLWQMFQIYISGIFKGNIGRKAASISWSFTISLFPFILFLLSVLPYMPHYDKLQFYIFEVLMHNVFPSNMEGDVRGYIETNIIPNMKGISNLTIILALVFATNGTFSLINGFNENTDEKLTDVKEFILSFFITIGFILIVFLALFGVYYVEVVMKLFTPSYDISWLVNNLSKIIGFVSFPLFYFILLTMFYWLGTVKIMRFRQAIPGAILTTVLFVLTTYIFAIYVKDIARYNVLYGSIGSMILLMVWVNVNVYLLLFGNELNMAIRKLRLEKLLSDELKKEALGYHAEIKEPELEADEEHTRKLSQENKFKA; translated from the coding sequence ATGGGTATGAAACTTCCTAGATTTATCTTGAAAATTCAAGAGTTTTTTGACGGCATTCATATTCCTGTACTGGGAATATCGCTTTGGCAGATGTTCCAAATTTATATTTCAGGGATTTTTAAAGGAAATATCGGCAGGAAAGCAGCGTCAATTTCCTGGAGTTTTACCATAAGTTTATTCCCTTTTATTTTGTTCTTACTTTCCGTATTGCCATATATGCCACACTATGACAAACTTCAGTTCTATATTTTTGAGGTTTTGATGCATAATGTATTTCCCTCCAATATGGAAGGAGATGTAAGAGGCTATATTGAGACCAATATTATTCCTAATATGAAAGGAATAAGTAATTTGACCATTATTTTGGCATTGGTTTTTGCTACGAACGGTACTTTTTCATTAATTAACGGTTTTAATGAAAACACTGACGAAAAGCTGACCGATGTGAAAGAGTTTATCCTCTCTTTCTTTATTACGATAGGGTTTATTCTGATCGTGTTTTTAGCACTTTTCGGAGTGTATTATGTAGAGGTTGTAATGAAACTTTTTACGCCATCTTACGATATTTCCTGGCTGGTCAATAATCTTTCGAAAATCATCGGTTTTGTTTCATTTCCTTTGTTTTATTTCATTCTTTTGACGATGTTTTACTGGTTGGGCACGGTGAAGATTATGAGATTCAGGCAGGCGATTCCCGGAGCAATTCTGACAACGGTTTTATTTGTGCTAACCACTTATATTTTTGCCATTTATGTCAAAGATATTGCGAGGTACAACGTTTTATACGGTTCAATCGGAAGTATGATTCTTTTGATGGTTTGGGTAAACGTGAACGTATATCTGCTTTTATTCGGAAATGAGCTGAATATGGCAATCAGGAAATTAAGACTTGAAAAACTACTTTCAGATGAGCTTAAAAAAGAAGCTTTAGGTTATCACGCAGAGATTAAAGAGCCAGAATTGGAAGCTGATGAAGAACACACGAGAAAATTAAGTCAGGAAAATAAGTTTAAAGCTTAA
- the nhaA gene encoding Na+/H+ antiporter NhaA — translation MNLSLYFKKFFNSSQISGILLILCVIVSLLIANSSASESFQLFLDKEIGTSVFHLEYPISIWINDGLMAVFFLLVGLEIKREIIEGELSSFKNASLPIFAAVGGMLVPAIIFTIFNSGTPYENGWGIPMATDIAFSLAIISMLGNRIPNSIKIFLAALAIVDDLGAILVIAIFYTDQIHWIYLLLSLGITLILFILNFLKVKKLIFYIIPGIFLWYFLHHSGIHATIAGVLLAFSIPTNESNTEMSPLEKLEHHLHFPVSFLIMPVFALANTNITFKSGMIDGLTNTLGLGIICGLILGKLIGINFFSFLAIRLKISSLPQNSSWLQMIGVGCLAGIGFTMSIFIALLSFKTEIQIQDEAKFAILIASFLSALLGFIILKVSSKKFAGN, via the coding sequence ATGAATTTAAGTTTATATTTTAAAAAATTCTTCAACAGCAGTCAGATTTCGGGGATATTACTCATTTTGTGTGTGATCGTCTCATTACTGATTGCCAATTCGTCTGCTAGTGAAAGTTTTCAGCTTTTTTTAGATAAAGAAATCGGCACTTCTGTTTTTCATTTGGAATACCCGATAAGTATATGGATTAATGACGGCTTAATGGCTGTTTTTTTCCTGTTAGTAGGCCTTGAAATCAAAAGAGAAATAATAGAAGGGGAGCTTTCTTCCTTTAAAAATGCGTCGCTTCCTATCTTTGCGGCAGTTGGCGGAATGCTTGTTCCGGCTATCATTTTCACCATTTTTAATTCCGGAACTCCATATGAAAATGGTTGGGGAATTCCTATGGCAACCGATATTGCGTTTTCACTTGCCATTATTTCGATGCTTGGAAACAGGATTCCAAACTCCATTAAGATTTTCCTGGCTGCTTTGGCTATTGTGGATGATCTGGGAGCCATATTGGTTATTGCTATATTCTATACCGATCAGATACACTGGATTTATTTATTACTTTCTTTAGGAATAACCCTAATATTGTTTATTTTAAACTTTTTAAAAGTTAAAAAACTTATTTTTTATATCATTCCGGGAATATTTTTATGGTATTTCCTTCATCATTCCGGGATTCACGCTACGATTGCAGGGGTTTTGCTCGCATTTTCAATTCCTACCAATGAATCGAATACAGAAATGTCTCCTTTGGAAAAACTGGAGCATCATCTGCATTTTCCGGTAAGCTTTTTAATCATGCCTGTATTTGCTCTTGCCAATACCAACATCACCTTCAAAAGCGGAATGATTGACGGGCTGACTAATACTTTGGGGCTGGGAATTATCTGCGGATTAATTTTAGGCAAGTTGATCGGCATTAATTTCTTCTCTTTTCTCGCGATCAGATTAAAAATAAGCTCATTGCCACAGAATAGCTCATGGCTGCAAATGATAGGTGTAGGCTGTTTGGCAGGAATTGGGTTTACGATGTCTATTTTCATCGCCCTGCTATCCTTTAAGACAGAAATTCAGATTCAGGATGAAGCCAAATTTGCCATATTGATTGCTTCTTTTTTATCTGCGCTTTTAGGTTTTATTATTTTGAAAGTAAGTTCCAAGAAATTCGCAGGAAATTAA
- a CDS encoding RelA/SpoT family protein: MSYDLEQENKEILARYKDLISNTYRTLDEENNKLIRKAFDIALDAHKEQRRKTGEPYIYHPIAVAKIVATEIGLGATSIACALLHDVIEDSDYTYDDLKKIFGKKIADIVNGLTKISIMNHQNISVQSENYRKLLLTLSEDFRVILIKIADRLHNMRTLESMAPDKQKKIASETVYIYAPMAHRLGLYNIKSELEDLSLKYNNPEVFNEITEKLELAKENREKYIEEFKTEVSEQLKEEGLNFTIKGRAKAISSIYRKMLKQGVSFEEVFDNYAIRIIYKSDAKNEKFLAWKIYSIVTDVYHTNPSRMRDWITQPRSTGYESLHLTVLGPDKKWIEVQIRSERMDEIAEKGVAAHYKYKEGYKQSSDDRNFEKWVTEIRDVLEQQQNLSTSELLDNIKLNLYSKEVFVFTPKGEIKILPTNATALDFAFAVHSDLGMKCLGAKINGKLVPISYTLQNGDQIDILSSQNQKPKSDWLEFVVTSKAKSKIKSYLNSQKNQLVEEGKETLQRKLRHAKINFNDEEINKLQKFFNLKSSQELFLKFQNNELDASSLRKYIESKNVFNNLLSRFRKSPAKNTLYEEPKEKNLDMIVFGKDEEKLNYSYAKCCTVIPGDKIFGFITISDGIKVHSDNCPNAINLRAQYDYRVIPAKWVNAESFQNRIKIEIEGLDRMGMINDITTVISGAMGMDMKSMSIESNDGIFNGTINLEVKNRSQLEETFKKLKDINGISRIRRI, from the coding sequence ATGAGTTACGACTTAGAACAAGAAAACAAAGAAATTCTTGCGAGATATAAAGATTTAATTTCAAATACATACAGAACTCTGGATGAGGAAAATAATAAGCTTATCCGAAAAGCATTTGATATTGCTTTAGATGCCCATAAAGAACAGAGAAGAAAGACCGGAGAACCTTATATCTACCATCCTATTGCCGTAGCTAAAATTGTTGCCACTGAAATTGGTTTGGGAGCAACTTCCATTGCCTGTGCTCTTCTCCACGACGTAATTGAAGATTCTGATTATACTTATGATGATTTAAAGAAAATATTCGGAAAAAAAATTGCGGATATCGTGAATGGATTAACCAAAATCTCCATCATGAATCATCAGAATATTTCCGTACAGTCTGAAAATTACAGAAAGCTGCTTCTTACCCTTTCCGAAGATTTCAGGGTGATTCTGATCAAGATTGCAGACCGTCTTCATAATATGCGAACTTTGGAAAGCATGGCTCCCGATAAGCAGAAAAAAATTGCTTCCGAGACGGTTTATATTTATGCTCCAATGGCCCACCGCTTAGGATTGTACAACATAAAATCTGAGCTTGAGGACCTGTCTTTGAAATACAACAACCCCGAAGTTTTTAACGAAATCACAGAAAAATTAGAACTCGCGAAAGAAAACAGAGAAAAATATATTGAAGAATTCAAGACCGAAGTTTCTGAGCAATTAAAAGAAGAAGGCTTAAATTTCACCATAAAAGGCAGAGCAAAAGCTATCTCCTCTATCTATCGAAAAATGTTGAAACAGGGCGTTTCTTTTGAAGAGGTTTTCGATAATTATGCCATTAGAATTATTTATAAATCTGATGCTAAAAATGAGAAATTTCTGGCCTGGAAAATATATTCGATTGTAACCGATGTTTATCATACCAATCCTTCCAGGATGCGTGACTGGATTACCCAACCGCGTTCTACGGGATACGAAAGTTTGCATTTAACTGTTCTTGGTCCTGATAAAAAATGGATTGAAGTTCAGATCCGTTCCGAAAGAATGGATGAAATCGCAGAAAAAGGTGTTGCAGCACATTATAAATACAAAGAAGGTTATAAACAAAGCTCGGACGACCGAAATTTTGAAAAATGGGTTACTGAAATCCGTGACGTTTTGGAACAACAGCAAAACCTTTCTACCTCTGAACTTTTAGATAATATAAAACTTAATTTATATTCCAAGGAAGTATTTGTATTTACGCCTAAAGGTGAGATCAAAATTCTGCCCACCAACGCTACCGCTTTGGATTTTGCTTTTGCGGTGCACTCAGATTTAGGGATGAAATGTTTGGGAGCGAAAATAAACGGTAAACTCGTACCGATATCTTACACACTTCAAAACGGAGATCAGATAGATATTCTTTCTTCACAGAATCAAAAACCCAAATCCGACTGGCTTGAATTTGTAGTGACTTCAAAAGCTAAATCCAAGATTAAAAGTTATTTGAATTCCCAAAAAAACCAATTGGTAGAGGAAGGAAAAGAAACCCTGCAGCGAAAACTCCGTCATGCCAAAATTAATTTTAATGATGAGGAAATCAACAAACTGCAAAAATTCTTTAATCTTAAAAGCTCGCAGGAACTGTTCCTTAAGTTTCAAAATAACGAACTGGACGCAAGCAGCTTAAGGAAATATATTGAGAGTAAAAATGTGTTCAACAATTTACTTTCCAGATTCCGAAAGTCACCTGCTAAAAACACGCTCTACGAAGAACCTAAAGAAAAGAATCTTGACATGATTGTCTTTGGGAAAGATGAAGAAAAACTGAATTACAGCTATGCAAAATGCTGTACCGTAATTCCGGGAGATAAAATTTTCGGATTTATTACCATTTCTGACGGAATTAAAGTTCACAGTGATAATTGCCCGAATGCCATTAATCTCCGGGCTCAGTATGATTACAGGGTAATTCCTGCAAAATGGGTAAATGCGGAAAGCTTCCAGAACAGAATAAAAATTGAAATTGAAGGACTGGACAGAATGGGAATGATCAACGACATCACCACCGTAATAAGCGGTGCCATGGGAATGGACATGAAAAGTATGTCTATTGAATCCAATGACGGAATTTTCAACGGCACCATCAACCTTGAGGTAAAGAACCGAAGCCAGCTGGAAGAAACCTTCAAAAAGCTTAAAGATATTAATGGAATTTCAAGAATCAGAAGAATATAA
- the acs gene encoding acetate--CoA ligase, giving the protein MRNYLIEDLPHYFEEYKKSIKNPKKFWDKIADQNFVWYQRWSKAVKYDMNEAKITWFKNAKLNITKNCLDRHLSVRGDKTAIIWEPNDPKEAAQHISYNELYTRVNKTANVLKEMGIEKGDRVCIYLPMIPELAVTMLACAKLGAVHSVIFAGFSASAVASRVNDCEAKMVITSDGSYRGNKVLDLKSIVDEALEKTPSVEKVLVVKRTHNEIKMKEHRDFWLADLYENASADFVTMIMDAEDPLFILYTSGSTGKPKGMLHTCAGYMVYTAYTFKNVFNYKENDIYWCTADIGWITGHSYILYGPLLNGATTVIFEGVPTYPEPDRFWEVIDKHKVTQFYTAPTAIRSLAKESTEWVDKHDLSSLKVIGSVGEPINDEAWHWFNDHVGKKKCPIVDTWWQTETGGIMISPLPFVTPTKPTYATLPLPGIQPVLMDDKRNEISGNQVTGNLCIRFPWPGIARTIWGDHQRYKETYFSAFPGKYFTGDGALRDEVGYYRITGRVDDVIIVSGHNLGTAPIEDSINQHPAVAESAIVGYPHDIKGNALYGYVTLKETGEGRDKDNLKKEINQLISDQIGPIAKLDKIQFVSGLPKTRSGKIMRRILRKIAEGDFSNFGDISTLLNPEIVEEIKNERIN; this is encoded by the coding sequence ATGAGAAATTACCTGATAGAAGATTTACCGCATTATTTTGAAGAGTATAAAAAGTCTATCAAAAATCCTAAAAAATTCTGGGATAAGATAGCCGATCAAAACTTCGTGTGGTATCAGAGATGGAGCAAGGCCGTTAAATATGATATGAATGAGGCGAAAATCACGTGGTTTAAAAATGCTAAATTAAATATCACGAAAAATTGCTTAGACAGACATCTTTCCGTAAGAGGCGACAAAACCGCTATTATCTGGGAACCGAACGATCCTAAAGAAGCAGCACAGCATATTTCCTACAACGAACTCTATACGAGAGTCAACAAAACAGCGAATGTTTTAAAAGAAATGGGTATCGAAAAAGGCGACAGAGTCTGTATCTATCTTCCCATGATCCCGGAATTGGCGGTTACGATGTTGGCTTGTGCAAAATTAGGAGCGGTTCATTCCGTTATTTTTGCAGGATTTTCTGCCTCTGCCGTTGCTTCAAGAGTAAATGACTGTGAGGCAAAAATGGTGATTACTTCAGACGGAAGTTATCGTGGAAACAAGGTTTTAGACCTGAAAAGCATTGTTGATGAAGCGCTGGAAAAAACACCATCCGTTGAAAAGGTTTTGGTGGTAAAAAGAACCCACAACGAAATCAAAATGAAGGAACACCGTGATTTCTGGCTGGCAGATTTATATGAAAATGCTTCTGCAGATTTTGTAACCATGATCATGGATGCTGAAGATCCGCTGTTCATTTTGTACACCTCCGGTTCTACCGGAAAACCGAAAGGAATGCTTCACACTTGTGCAGGATACATGGTTTACACAGCATATACTTTTAAAAACGTATTCAATTATAAAGAAAACGATATTTATTGGTGTACTGCGGATATCGGATGGATTACAGGTCACTCGTACATTCTTTACGGACCGCTTTTAAATGGCGCTACAACCGTAATTTTTGAAGGTGTCCCTACCTATCCTGAGCCGGATCGATTCTGGGAAGTTATTGATAAGCATAAAGTTACTCAATTCTACACAGCTCCGACCGCCATCCGTTCATTAGCGAAAGAAAGTACAGAATGGGTTGATAAGCATGATCTCAGTTCATTAAAAGTTATAGGATCTGTTGGTGAGCCTATTAACGATGAAGCGTGGCATTGGTTTAATGACCATGTCGGAAAGAAAAAATGTCCGATTGTAGATACATGGTGGCAAACCGAAACGGGAGGAATTATGATTTCACCGCTTCCTTTTGTGACACCTACAAAACCTACTTACGCTACCCTTCCGTTACCAGGAATACAACCTGTATTGATGGATGATAAACGTAATGAAATATCCGGAAATCAGGTAACGGGAAATCTTTGCATCCGTTTTCCGTGGCCGGGAATTGCAAGAACAATCTGGGGTGATCATCAACGCTATAAAGAAACCTATTTCTCCGCTTTTCCGGGAAAGTATTTTACAGGTGACGGTGCATTGAGAGATGAAGTCGGGTATTACAGAATTACCGGTCGTGTAGATGATGTGATCATTGTTTCAGGGCATAATTTAGGAACAGCTCCGATTGAGGATAGCATTAACCAGCATCCCGCAGTTGCCGAGTCTGCCATCGTCGGATATCCTCATGATATTAAAGGAAACGCTTTGTACGGATATGTAACGTTAAAGGAGACAGGAGAAGGCCGAGATAAAGATAACCTGAAAAAAGAAATCAATCAGTTGATTTCAGATCAGATCGGACCGATTGCAAAATTGGATAAGATTCAGTTTGTTTCCGGACTTCCGAAAACACGTTCCGGCAAAATCATGCGTAGAATTTTAAGGAAAATTGCAGAAGGAGACTTCAGCAATTTCGGAGATATTTCTACTCTTCTGAATCCTGAAATTGTAGAGGAAATTAAAAATGAACGAATTAATTAA